One Actinomycetospora corticicola genomic window, GTCCTCTCCGGTCTCGTCCTGCTCGCCGTCGGGGTCCTCGTGGTCCTTCTGGGGGCGGGGGTGTTCGGGTCCAACCGGGCCCAGCGCCCGCTGTTCGACCCGGTGCTCACCGGCTGGGTCGGTCAGAACGTCGACCTGACCCGCTGGATCGCCATCGCCGCCGGGATCGTGCTGCTCGTGATCGGTCTGGTCTGGGCGGTCCGGTCGCTGCGCCCCGAGCCCCGTCCCGACGTCGTCCTCTCCGAGACCCCGGGCGAGCGCCTGTCGGTGGACCACTCCGCCGTCGCCGACGCCGTCCGGCACGACGCCGAGGCGATCCACGGCGTCAGCCGGGCCCGCGTCCGGATGGTGGGCACCGAGCGTCGACCGGCGCTGCGGATGTCGCTCTGGCTCGTCGAGGGCACCGACGTCCGTGACGTGTGGGCCGACATCGACGGGCGGGTCCTCGCCCGCGCCCGGCAGGCGTTCTCGGTGGACGCGCTGCCGACGGCG contains:
- a CDS encoding alkaline shock response membrane anchor protein AmaP, translated to MSRRSRAAVARSAAGDRTLVVLSGLVLLAVGVLVVLLGAGVFGSNRAQRPLFDPVLTGWVGQNVDLTRWIAIAAGIVLLVIGLVWAVRSLRPEPRPDVVLSETPGERLSVDHSAVADAVRHDAEAIHGVSRARVRMVGTERRPALRMSLWLVEGTDVRDVWADIDGRVLARARQAFSVDALPTAVRLELDAAASHSPRVQ